A stretch of the Deltaproteobacteria bacterium genome encodes the following:
- the amrS gene encoding AmmeMemoRadiSam system radical SAM enzyme — protein MEARLYNKADKNYVHCFLCSHYCRIADGKKGICGVRENRNGTLYTLVYGKAIAHHIDPIEKKPFFHFQPGSRSYSIATVGCNFRCLHCQNFEISQMPKDQKRILGEDITPEEIVHEALETGCQSISYTYTEPTIFFEFAYDCMKLAREKGLRNTFVTNGFMTKQCLDEMKGLLDGANVDVKAFTEEFYKRVCGAKLAPVLESIEYMRAIGIWVEVTTLIIPTQNDSEDELRQIAKWIYKTDKTMPWHISAFYPTYKMSNLPRTPVSIIDRARVIGLEEGLRYVYTGNVPGDIGESTYCYNCKKNIIERHGFFVKRNLVQDSRCPYCDARIDGVEL, from the coding sequence ATGGAAGCGCGTCTATACAATAAAGCAGATAAAAATTATGTCCACTGCTTTCTCTGCTCCCATTATTGTAGAATAGCTGATGGCAAGAAAGGGATATGCGGTGTCAGGGAAAATAGAAACGGGACGCTCTATACCCTTGTTTATGGCAAAGCCATTGCCCATCATATAGACCCCATAGAGAAAAAACCGTTTTTTCATTTCCAACCCGGGAGCCGTTCATATTCCATTGCCACAGTTGGATGCAACTTTAGATGTCTTCACTGCCAGAACTTTGAAATCTCCCAAATGCCTAAAGACCAGAAACGGATACTCGGTGAAGATATAACACCTGAAGAGATTGTGCATGAGGCACTGGAGACAGGGTGTCAGAGTATATCCTATACATACACAGAGCCAACCATCTTTTTTGAGTTTGCATATGATTGTATGAAACTGGCAAGGGAAAAGGGTTTAAGAAACACCTTCGTAACAAATGGCTTTATGACAAAGCAGTGCCTTGATGAGATGAAAGGGCTTCTGGATGGTGCGAATGTGGATGTAAAGGCATTCACAGAGGAGTTTTACAAAAGGGTATGCGGTGCAAAATTAGCACCTGTGCTTGAGTCAATTGAATATATGCGGGCAATTGGTATATGGGTTGAGGTAACAACCCTTATAATACCAACACAGAACGATTCTGAAGACGAACTCAGGCAGATTGCAAAATGGATATATAAAACTGATAAGACCATGCCGTGGCATATAAGTGCGTTTTATCCAACATATAAGATGTCCAATCTGCCAAGGACACCTGTGTCCATCATTGACAGGGCAAGGGTTATAGGATTGGAAGAGGGTTTGAGATATGTTTATACAGGCAATGTGCCTGGGGACATTGGTGAATCCACATACTGTTACAACTGCAAGAAAAACATCATTGAAAGACACGGTTTTTTTGTTAAAAGAAATCTCGTGCAAGATTCAAGATGCCCATATTGTGATGCCCGTATAGATGGTGTAGAACTATAA
- a CDS encoding ATPase has product MKVKKSAQKVTKKAIDTCKDPYLPKWGQHDMALCKNCHAIYNNKRWSFDEKLYMKKRDHKKTIMVLCPACQKIRDGYAEGFVTLKGDYLKEHKNDILNLIKNEEERAKGLNPLERIIEIKDSGKVIEITTTHEKLAQRIGKKVHKACHGELIIKMTQDRVTRVVWSR; this is encoded by the coding sequence GTGAAGGTAAAAAAATCTGCACAAAAGGTTACAAAAAAGGCAATTGATACCTGCAAAGACCCCTATCTCCCAAAATGGGGTCAGCATGACATGGCATTGTGCAAAAACTGCCATGCTATATATAATAACAAAAGGTGGTCATTTGATGAGAAACTTTACATGAAAAAGAGAGACCACAAAAAGACCATCATGGTTCTTTGTCCTGCGTGTCAGAAGATAAGGGATGGGTATGCTGAAGGGTTTGTAACTTTGAAGGGGGATTATCTGAAAGAACATAAAAATGATATCCTGAATCTTATAAAAAACGAGGAAGAAAGGGCAAAGGGGTTAAATCCTTTGGAAAGGATTATTGAAATCAAGGACAGCGGCAAGGTTATTGAAATCACAACGACCCATGAGAAACTTGCACAGCGCATCGGTAAAAAGGTGCATAAGGCATGTCATGGTGAACTTATAATCAAAATGACACAAGACAGGGTAACAAGGGTGGTGTGGAGTAGATAA
- a CDS encoding septum formation initiator family protein, translating to MAFINENNKGYLYLLSVFVIFMIFLTVFSDKGLIKIYHLSKERDNIRINNAIINVENENLKNEINRLKTDKRYIEEVARKELGMVRPSDIIYQFEK from the coding sequence ATGGCTTTTATAAATGAAAATAATAAGGGTTACCTATATCTCCTCTCTGTATTTGTAATCTTTATGATATTTTTGACAGTATTCAGTGATAAAGGGCTGATAAAAATATATCACCTCTCCAAAGAAAGGGACAACATACGGATAAACAATGCAATAATAAATGTAGAAAATGAAAATTTAAAAAACGAAATAAACAGGCTTAAGACAGATAAGAGATACATAGAAGAAGTTGCCCGCAAAGAACTCGGTATGGTAAGACCATCGGATATTATTTACCAGTTTGAAAAATAG
- a CDS encoding acyltransferase, protein MLKIAGIQLITNEDKDSNIEKAKNLVGVASDKGAKIICLPELFNTRWFPRDINPDNFKLAEDEAGHTLNVMKDTARRKKVVLVCPIFEKDGDDYYNTAFVIDEHGEVIGKYRKVHVPQLPFWEERSYFKPGNLGFPVFDTKYAKVGIQICWDNFFPEGSRILALKGAEIIFAPTASAFSHSHERWERAMAVNAHMNGIFIFRLNRIGRESRQEFYGRSFCVGPDGEFIDKPSGQSDGVVIVSINLKAIDVIRQDWAFFKDRRPDQYGEIIKK, encoded by the coding sequence ATGCTAAAAATCGCAGGCATACAATTAATTACAAATGAAGATAAAGATAGTAACATTGAAAAGGCAAAGAACCTTGTGGGAGTGGCTTCTGATAAAGGGGCAAAGATTATCTGCCTCCCTGAACTCTTTAATACCCGCTGGTTTCCCAGAGATATAAACCCTGACAATTTCAAACTTGCAGAAGACGAGGCAGGACATACCTTGAATGTAATGAAGGATACTGCCAGAAGAAAAAAGGTTGTTCTTGTATGTCCGATATTTGAAAAAGACGGAGATGATTACTATAACACTGCCTTTGTCATAGACGAACATGGCGAGGTTATTGGAAAATACAGGAAGGTTCATGTCCCGCAGCTGCCGTTCTGGGAAGAAAGGTCTTATTTCAAGCCGGGCAATCTCGGCTTTCCTGTATTTGATACAAAATATGCAAAGGTAGGCATCCAGATATGCTGGGATAATTTTTTCCCTGAGGGTTCAAGGATACTCGCCTTGAAAGGTGCCGAGATTATATTTGCACCAACAGCCTCGGCATTCAGTCACTCCCATGAACGATGGGAAAGGGCAATGGCAGTAAATGCCCACATGAACGGCATATTTATATTCAGGCTCAACCGAATAGGCAGAGAGTCCCGTCAGGAATTTTATGGAAGGAGTTTTTGCGTCGGACCAGATGGAGAGTTTATTGACAAGCCTTCTGGACAATCTGACGGTGTTGTAATAGTCAGTATAAATCTTAAGGCAATAGATGTCATAAGACAGGACTGGGCATTCTTTAAAGACAGAAGACCCGACCAGTATGGAGAAATAATAAAAAAATGA